A single Streptomyces mirabilis DNA region contains:
- a CDS encoding M20/M25/M40 family metallo-hydrolase, which produces MSERAVDERSLDEVVRFTSDLIRVDTTNRGGGDCQERPAAEYAAARLAEAGLEPTLLERIKGRTNVVARLEGTDPSADALLVHGHLDVVPAQADDWSVHPFSGEIRDGVVWGRGAVDMKNMDAMILAVVRRWARLGVRPRRDLVIAFTADEEASAEDGSGFLADRHPGLFEGCTEGISESGAFTFHDGAGRELYPIAAGERGTGWLRLTAHGRAGHGSKVNRANAVTRLAEAIARIGAYEWPLRLTPTVRAALTELAKLYGVDADLDDVDGLLDKLGPAAALVEATVRNSANPTMLSAGYKINVIPGEAVAHVDGRYLPGGEEEFRTTLDRLTGPDVEWEFHHREVALQSPVDSPTYAKMRAAVEEFAPEGHVVPYCMSGGTDAKQFSRLGITGYGFAPLKLPEGFDYQALFHGVDERVPVEALHFGVRVLDRFLRTA; this is translated from the coding sequence ATGAGTGAACGGGCCGTGGACGAGCGGTCGTTGGACGAGGTCGTACGGTTCACCTCCGATCTCATCCGTGTCGACACCACCAACCGGGGCGGCGGCGACTGCCAGGAGCGCCCCGCCGCCGAGTACGCCGCCGCGCGCCTCGCCGAAGCGGGCCTCGAACCCACACTGCTGGAGCGCATCAAGGGCCGTACGAACGTCGTCGCCCGTCTCGAAGGCACCGACCCGTCCGCCGACGCGCTGCTCGTCCACGGTCACCTCGACGTGGTGCCCGCCCAGGCCGACGACTGGAGCGTGCACCCGTTCTCCGGTGAGATCCGCGACGGGGTTGTGTGGGGGCGCGGCGCGGTAGACATGAAGAACATGGACGCGATGATCCTTGCGGTCGTACGCCGGTGGGCGCGCCTCGGCGTCAGGCCCCGGCGCGACCTGGTGATCGCGTTCACGGCCGACGAGGAGGCGAGCGCGGAGGACGGCTCCGGGTTCCTCGCCGACCGGCATCCGGGACTGTTCGAGGGCTGTACCGAGGGCATCAGCGAGTCCGGGGCGTTCACCTTCCACGACGGCGCGGGCCGGGAGCTCTATCCGATCGCGGCGGGGGAGCGCGGCACCGGCTGGCTCAGGCTCACCGCGCACGGGCGGGCGGGCCACGGCTCCAAGGTGAACCGGGCGAACGCGGTGACCCGGCTGGCCGAGGCGATCGCCCGGATCGGTGCGTACGAGTGGCCCCTCAGGCTCACCCCCACCGTCCGCGCCGCCCTCACCGAACTCGCCAAGCTGTACGGCGTCGACGCCGATCTGGACGACGTCGACGGGCTCCTCGACAAGCTCGGGCCCGCCGCCGCGCTCGTCGAGGCGACCGTCCGCAACAGCGCCAATCCGACCATGCTCAGCGCCGGTTACAAGATCAACGTGATTCCGGGGGAGGCCGTCGCCCACGTGGACGGCCGCTATCTGCCGGGCGGCGAGGAGGAGTTCCGCACGACTCTCGACCGGCTCACCGGACCGGACGTGGAGTGGGAGTTCCACCACCGAGAGGTGGCCCTCCAGTCGCCGGTGGACTCGCCGACGTATGCCAAGATGCGTGCCGCCGTCGAGGAGTTCGCGCCGGAGGGGCACGTGGTGCCGTACTGCATGTCGGGCGGTACGGATGCCAAGCAGTTCTCGCGCCTCGGCATCACCGGCTACGGCTTCGCCCCGCTCAAGCTCCCCGAGGGCTTCGACTATCAGGCCCTCTTCCACGGAGTCGACGAACGCGTTCCCGTCGAGGCGCTGCACTTCGGCGTCCGCGTCCTCGACCGCTTCCTGCGCACGGCCTAG
- a CDS encoding M55 family metallopeptidase, producing MKILISADMEGATGVTWPADVLPGTPQWERCRPMFTSDVNAAVLGFFDGGADEVLINEAHWSMRNLLLEQLDDRAEMITGRHKTLSMVEGVQHGDVDGIAFVGYHTGAGTEGVLAHTYLPNSITGVWVNDVRASEGLLNSHVVAEYGVPVVLVTGDDLTCEDALGYAPEALKVAVKDHVSRYAAVCRTPARTAADIRGAAKAAAALAVRQEPLVSGPFKVALEFDAEHLSMAATVVPGVRPVGERKVVYTSDTMYEGIRTFKAVTTIVSAAVEEQYG from the coding sequence GTGAAGATCCTCATCAGCGCCGACATGGAGGGCGCCACCGGGGTGACCTGGCCCGCCGACGTGTTGCCGGGGACACCGCAGTGGGAGCGCTGCCGGCCGATGTTCACCTCGGACGTCAACGCCGCCGTCCTCGGCTTCTTCGACGGCGGCGCCGACGAGGTGCTGATCAACGAGGCCCACTGGTCCATGCGCAACCTGTTGCTGGAGCAGCTCGACGACCGGGCCGAGATGATCACCGGACGCCACAAGACGCTGTCCATGGTGGAGGGCGTCCAGCACGGAGACGTCGACGGGATCGCGTTCGTCGGCTACCACACGGGCGCCGGCACAGAGGGCGTCCTCGCCCACACCTACCTCCCCAACTCGATCACCGGCGTGTGGGTGAACGACGTACGGGCCAGTGAGGGACTGCTCAACTCCCATGTCGTCGCCGAGTACGGAGTGCCCGTCGTGCTCGTCACCGGCGACGACCTGACCTGCGAGGACGCGCTCGGCTACGCGCCGGAGGCACTCAAGGTCGCCGTCAAGGACCATGTGTCGCGTTACGCGGCGGTCTGCCGCACACCGGCCAGGACCGCCGCCGACATCCGGGGCGCGGCCAAGGCGGCGGCAGCCCTGGCGGTGCGTCAAGAACCGCTGGTGAGCGGCCCGTTCAAGGTGGCGCTCGAATTCGACGCCGAACACCTGTCGATGGCGGCCACCGTCGTGCCCGGCGTGCGGCCCGTCGGGGAGCGCAAGGTGGTGTACACCAGCGACACCATGTACGAGGGGATTCGCACCTTCAAGGCGGTCACCACGATCGTCTCGGCCGCGGTGGAGGAGCAGTATGGCTGA
- a CDS encoding SAM-dependent methyltransferase, protein MGESRGPSGEPGNLNTGVAHNARVWNYWIGGRDNYPVDQAVGEQVATMFPVIRSVARADRDFLGRAVRFLTGERGIRQFLDIGTGLPALDNTHDIAQRIAPESRIVYVDNDPVVLAHARALLTGTPEGATDYLDADVHDPDAIIRGAAGTLDLGRPVAVMMLGILNFVLDGDEARDIVRRLMAALPSGSCLALTHPTTDAELGGEGNVAAMSFWNENATPPITARGRAEITTFFDGLDLLDPGLVSCAHWRARPGDGAALPQYGAVAVKP, encoded by the coding sequence GTGGGGGAGAGCAGAGGTCCGTCGGGAGAGCCGGGGAACCTGAACACGGGCGTGGCGCACAACGCCCGGGTCTGGAACTACTGGATCGGCGGCCGGGACAACTACCCCGTCGACCAGGCGGTCGGCGAGCAGGTCGCCACGATGTTCCCGGTGATCCGCTCCGTGGCCCGGGCCGACCGCGACTTCCTGGGCCGCGCGGTCCGCTTTCTGACCGGGGAGCGCGGGATACGGCAGTTCCTGGACATCGGCACCGGACTGCCGGCCCTGGACAACACCCACGACATCGCCCAGCGGATCGCCCCCGAGTCGCGGATCGTGTACGTCGACAACGACCCCGTGGTGCTCGCCCACGCCCGCGCGCTGCTGACCGGCACGCCCGAGGGCGCCACCGACTACCTCGACGCCGACGTCCACGACCCCGACGCCATCATCCGGGGCGCCGCGGGAACCCTCGACCTCGGCCGGCCCGTCGCCGTCATGATGCTGGGCATCCTCAACTTCGTCCTCGACGGCGACGAGGCACGCGACATCGTGCGCCGGCTCATGGCTGCGCTCCCCTCCGGCAGCTGTCTCGCCCTGACCCACCCCACCACCGACGCCGAGCTCGGCGGCGAGGGCAATGTCGCGGCCATGAGTTTCTGGAACGAGAACGCGACCCCGCCGATCACCGCCCGTGGCCGCGCCGAGATCACCACCTTCTTCGACGGCCTGGACCTTCTCGACCCGGGTCTCGTCTCCTGCGCCCATTGGCGCGCCCGGCCCGGCGACGGCGCGGCCCTCCCGCAGTACGGCGCGGTCGCCGTGAAACCCTGA
- a CDS encoding helix-turn-helix domain-containing protein, which yields MANALQQIIRDRLDREGWSYGEVARRGGIPRSTVHHLATAERVVRMPQPSTLEGLSKGLGLSLDTVRRAAAEACGIHVYAADAPPAEGAPGAPADPEVDLLIASVQQLSADDRRHVAALVESLLGRDARRG from the coding sequence GTGGCCAACGCACTGCAGCAGATCATCAGAGATCGCCTCGACCGCGAAGGCTGGTCCTACGGCGAGGTGGCACGTCGGGGCGGCATTCCGCGCTCCACCGTCCACCACTTGGCCACGGCCGAGCGGGTGGTGCGCATGCCCCAGCCCAGCACGCTGGAGGGGCTGTCCAAGGGGCTTGGACTGTCGTTGGACACCGTGCGGCGGGCCGCCGCGGAGGCGTGCGGCATCCATGTCTACGCGGCCGACGCCCCGCCCGCCGAAGGTGCGCCCGGCGCACCCGCCGACCCCGAGGTCGACCTGCTCATCGCCAGCGTCCAGCAACTCTCGGCCGACGACCGCCGCCATGTCGCCGCCCTGGTCGAATCCTTGCTGGGCCGCGACGCGCGACGCGGCTAG